A window of Rhipicephalus microplus isolate Deutch F79 chromosome 8, USDA_Rmic, whole genome shotgun sequence genomic DNA:
TTCAATTAcgtgaaataaaagaaagatgcaacaagacgaatttgatggttgaattgttaaataatctgtagtgtaatgTAATAAAGCGTAGTACTTGATTTACTATGaatttggaaatttcaaaatctaccgaacaatgattttaacacttaaacctctttgaacttttgactaactcctgcaatgcgtcaaccaTCTTCCCGTCACTGTAGCCTagacacaaagccccgaaagaaagcacattttcagcatttaaatctattccgagaaggtggcaaacggcACCTAAAGTGTTTGTAACGTAAGGCAGAGAATCTATTACAATAAATGAGAAAATGTTCCGTTGACTCGtttactccacaaacaggacaatgacgtgcaataatacggaaagacgggctagttggtactgctgcataattgaagtttttgcgcacacacacaaggacacagaagaagggaacacaaggaccagcgcagtctgctgcataattgaagtttttgcgcacacacacaaggacacagaagaagggaacacaaggactgcgctggtccttgtgttcccttcttctgtgtccttgtgtgtgtgcgcaaaaacttcaattatgcagcagtaccaactagcccgtctttccgtattctgcgctggtccttgtgttcccttcttctgtgtccttgtgtgtgtgcgcaaaaacttcaattaagGACAATGACgggaggctgccagaccagctctgtgtaaatataaattcagcTGTGGAATTTGACAGCGCAGTCCAGTGATTGCAACTTCCGTTCCAcgcgtttgacatattttactattccaatggtataacaagtgcttgaattctgGTGTGTCTGTTAGTGAAGGTGTAGAAAATTCCTCCAACAgtagttttttttcctctgtacaaccagcaacaacaacacgagcgcgATCGCTTTAATTGTCTTGGTCGTCTACCTGATGCTGTCTCGTTGCCgatgtcatgtaaaatatgacccCCGCCACTGGCAGCGCCGTTTCGGTGCCTAAAagagagtaggatcatatgcggagGTGTATGGTTTCAGGTGGGTCACGTTGACCACTTTGTCACGTCGTGTAACAATATTATTGAATGTAActatattaataataacaaatGTATTATTCTCATATGATTATTGTATTCTTGTGGTTGTTGCTGTTCAAAAGTTTATTGAAATTTGGCGTAGCAATTGGCCGCTAGCTACGAGACTAATAAATGATCTTGCAAGCGAATGAACAGCGCCCTCGAGCAGTGCGTAGTATAGACAGACCTGCCTGGTCACAGGAGATGATGACCCACTATAGCGTTTGTTCCTCTTCACTTCCTTATTATTATTCAATAACTCTGACAGTGACGCAACTTAGCGAGTCCAGAAAAAATTCATAAGCATATACAACCATCGTTTTGCTAGAAATGCCTCTGTGTCTCGTTCCTACCCTTCCAGAGTATTATCATTGCCGTAACCTCACTGCTGAATAAATTGCACTTACCTCTTACTTCTTTACAAACTACTTCACAATATGATATCCTGCCTCCGCTTTTCAATTAGGTAAATTTTCGGATTCCACGTAAGCTAACCAGAGAGCACCGACCATTTCATGCAgctgccaacttctttcaacactaTACTGCTCAAAGAGTGTAGTTTCTatataatgttaactttcatgCCCTTGATGGTCGTCACAGTTCACTGCCATTGTTTTTATCTCAGCTTTGCACTGTCAAGAGATAGTTTTTCACAATGTGCAGATTGTTCTAATATTCGTTTTTTAGGAAGTCTTTCACATAGTTATGTATATTCCCCTCCATTTTTCACTGAAATTCCATGGTTCTCGTCTTTTCTCTTATTCTGCCCTTTTACgctgatttttttgtgtgtgtgcattctCGCTCTCTTTATTTAATCTTTTCTGTAGACTCTATTGTATCATTTATCATTTTGTTTTTGCGTGCGCCTGCCCAAAGACGTTATGTTTGTTCCTGGGCACGTGAACTAATTGAATAAATTACCGAAATTATTTTATTAGGATAGGTTATTAttgtattaatattattattattactattattattatattattattattttattattattattaccaacaACAAACATTGAGTACTTTTCTTAGCAAGGACGTCACTAATGTGAACGAGGAATGTCACTATGGATATTACACCAACTACGCATTTAGAGCAGCGCATGATTTCATTGGTGGCTGAGTATTCTTAGTAAAAATAGGTGTCACACAAGGGCCAGAATAGGAGATAGATGCAAATGTATAAACAATATGAAGATTCGGCTTGAGCGGAAATCTAATCTAAGACTTCACACTGAACACACGTGCTCTACGCGgtttcgataaaaaaaaagagctataATAAGGTTTTGTAGTGCGGGGAGCACCTATCACACATTTATTAATGCGTGGCAGAAGTGTAGAATCGTACATTCGAATTGCACGATGAGTGGTTGCTTTGAAGGCCGATGGACTCCCAAGTGCACAAGAATAAGTAATCATCATTATGAGCAACACAAAGTGTGCTGCGACGCATTTGCGCGTGTAACCTTCAGGATTTCAGAAAAACAAACTATGGCCTAGCGAGACTTTTGCATAGTGTTCTTACAGAATACATTTTTGTACAGTTTTAAACAGTAGAATTGAGGCACACAGGTGTACTTTTCTTTGTGGCAGGGTAGATGTGTCCACCGAGAAATTAAGCGAATCTAGCGACTGAGAAGGTGAAGCTAACGAAGCTGAATTGCGCTAACGGGTTCACCTCGTAAAGTCGAAGCTCGGGTGCGCTTAAAGTTTCTTTATTGGCTCATGGCGTGCCAAATAGAATACCGTCGATCATTGTACTCTAGTGTCAAGAATTGTGACGTTGAATTAGAAGCTTCTATTCACGTTACATCGATGACGTTCTGTGCTCAATACACGTGTTCCTCTGTAGAAATTCCTCATATTGACAAGCTATATTTATACACGATTTAGCTGAACAAAGCACCATCTTCGctgtttttctttgcgatgaGGACAAGTGCCCTAAATATTTTCATAATGACTAAGGGCTGACGCGCAATGATGTAAGAAAAAGTATAAGGAATGTTAGTGTGGTACTTCCAATGTAAATATGTAGAAATAAAAATGCAAGAAtatataacttgccgtaggcagggaCCAAACCAGTGACCTTTTTATTCAGCCTCGGGCGCTTTACCAATAGAGCTTCAGCGACGGTGATCACCCCTTCTATTTTGTGTAATATATATATGAATTTAAGCCCGGCAGCGTTAGTGGGTGCCGGCTTACAAACCCAGCGATAATTTTTCGGAGTGTGTAACGATGGTGTTTTAGGCTGCATGGACATGCAATTCCAGATAAATTGGAATAGTATTGAAAGTTGGGCTTGTTGATACGGGTGAAATTTCGGTTACAGTATTGAAACGATGAACAcagaaactcgcaactagaatTCTTATAACAAGAACGCAAGAACGTgaagaaaacatgaaaaaaaacgcATCAACATTGCACAAAAGTGTCAAAAAAGAATATATAAAtcaggcagattccacgtacctggagatcgacgttacgcgaagcatgcggagaaaagatgaccgtgttgcattttttttagcGACACCTcatgaaatgacgccaaatatatgtacaaaggttgcacgcacagacatactttcaagagttgcagatgtttatataaccagttgttcacacttgcgcaatgatgcgaACTGAAACATGCGTAGTAGCAATACcggaagctgatataaagcgcttatgctcgcgaagatgctgcccctggacactgctgcataaatcaacttcagcgcatggcaactaaccacaatttacgttaacctgaCGTCATGGCCGTATGGAAgtagtgcatatgtaatgtttagaaaattgggtaggcagcactgcaacaactcttgatgtttcacgaagattagcgtcttttTGTACAGTACGTCCGAGAGCTGtcgtagctgtgtggtaaaatgcttgagtgctacgcagaatgctagggttagattccagctgggaccctcaaatttattatttgcattcgtcgggggatAAACGCTgtctatgtcaggtttttcttaacactgaaatttattctatgccttcgttgagtcgacgctaccgatgttgggTATTCCTTAACGCTGGTGCGTCAAAATTGCCCCTGTGTtttcttgtcgttcctgggtagatactaagtgtcaatcacctgtggcacatgcccgcattcCAGCAGCACATACTCAACCGCGGGTATGAGTCACTGTCTGGCGAGAATTGTTTGACGACTTATGCAACAAGATTCTAACAATATCCATGTCTtcaccagcgtgtcatattcgtcaaaccgtcATATCATcccgtgctaattttggttcacgccaagtgaaGGGGATGACCTTGAGAGcaaccaaacgtaagcggctagatagagagatagatacgctcaaagtcgctaaagttcgccaagaaatgcttcgcatttaaaagttacATGGAGTATCATTTGACGGTGCATATGTTGAGAAAGTATGCGAACTCTTTTCCGGTGATCTATATCGATGACTCACTGACGCATGCTTCATACATTCGTTTAACATGGGAAGCCTCTATCACTTCCCCAGTTATCTGGGATCTGTGCTCCGACAAAACCTTTGTTTTGGCAAAGACAGATGGACAGCCAAATGTGCTGCAGTGTGGTGCCAGATGCAAGGCGATGAATTCTTTAGTGAATTTTCCTGCTCTCTTAAACGCACAATATTGCAACGGCCGCTCTGCCCCACGTATGAACCCCCCATAATTAAGAAGAATCTGCTAAACGATACCACGCTTTCAAGGCACAAACGCGGAAACCTGAATAATTACACAGCCACTTTTTTCCTTGTCAGTTCACTATATTTTACTCCGAACCACTGAACAAATTCTACTGCTCTATTCTACTGCTCTACTACACACATGCGGCAATAATCAAGTAATAGGGGGGTTTATGGCAATACTACCAATAAATATAATTTTATTATGTCCTACTATACTGGCAGTTGTTCTACATATCCTTAAAGTAACTGTCACTTTAAACACTACTATTATTTCTTGTGTTTATGTGAGAAAAAATTCATATGAGTATCAATGTGTCAAAAACTACTCTAATCTTTGAACGTTTACTCTGATTCACCGGGGACTTGTTATTGCTAATTATAAACATAACATaacgtctttttttcttgtgtgttatatatgttgtacccaccccctctgtaatgccctacgggccctgagggtattctaataaataaataaactacacAGTATAAATAACCTGCGCATATTGAGCAAGCTCAAGAAAAATAATCTTACATAAAAGAGCTGCCAAATTTTTAGGTTTTGGGGTTACCGAAAGCGCCACGAAGTACGTATGCCCCTGCACGAAAGTTTTACGGCAAAACACGTGTTTACAAAACTGCCCGTCAAACCTCAGGAATTTTGCCAATATCAGCCAAAGTTCCAAAACACAAATACAAAGTCATCGAAATTGCGTGACTTCAGTGATTTAAGGAGACGAAGGGTAATTGTTTtttataaacttttttttttaattctcttcATTGGAGTCTTTCTTAGCAATTAAATGTCGCTCTTGAAACCAGAAAGTTCATGAAAATAAATCGAACTTTCTCTTATTATAAGATAATTACTCCCACATTATATATACGGACTGATTTCAGCATATACGTAAGCATTCGGCTACAACAAATGTTTAAAGGTCGTCTCTCATTGAGTTACACTGCCTTTTAACAGCGAAACCAACTGATAGTGCTAGTGGTTGATGTGCAGAATTCCtgaacatgatgatgatgatgatgatgataatgatgacctCAGTTAGATGGCGCTCTCCACAAAGAGAGATGAGCCAAGAACCTTGTGGAAGGATATTCAAATGAAACTAAAACCAATGTGCAAAATTGGTTTAGAGATCAAActacgaataaataaatatagttgcGGAGCAAGTGGTCAAACTATCTTTTTTTCCTGACAGACATAACTATAAGTTAAAAAACTAGAAATCTGAAAAGGTTAGATGTCACTAGCACGATAAAATTTTTGTTGCCTTGATGTTGtcaacacagtggagcatacatcgCTGTGGCAGTAACCAAGTGAAGTGCCAGCAAGTGATACAAATaatggtaaatttacttgtattcatAACCTCTGCAATGGGGCTTCAAAATCTTTTTCCCTGACTTCACAGAGATGTATAGTTAACTTCGTTTATTTCTGTTTATGGTTTAACATACGCATATTACGCCAGGCATGTGACATATAAATTTTAGAAAAAAAGACTGGCTGTAATACTACACGTGTTACACTAATATCTACAGAAACACTGATCAACATTATTTAAATTATCTATATTTGGTAGTAGCACTTCCACAAACGCTGTTCTTCTTTGAGCCTGCATATTGAAGATCTGCATTTTGAAGCTCCACATTCTAAATGCTCTAGACATTCCGGAGGTAAATAACCTTTAGAATATAGAGTTTCAAAGTAAAGCTTCGAAATGCATGTGTGTCCGGTTATCGTGATAAAAAACGAGAGGACAATCTTTATTGTTCCTCTTTTTTTACGGCAAGCTTTTTCTACATAGTGCCGACTTACCACATAACTCTTGAACAGCTGAAGCGCAAGAAATGTAACAACGGACTAAGAGAACAACGAGGACACTCGTTGTTCTCTTAGTCCGTTGTTACATTTCTTGCGCTTCACGTTGTTACATTTCTTGCGCTTACATTTCTTTTCGGCTTCAGCTGTTTGATACAcggaataccaactagcccactccCACACCTTATTATATAAACTTCTGCACGTACTCATCAAACAAAGCAATTTAGCTTCCCCAGGCGTGAATTACAGAGTCAGTACCGCACTAAGTGTAATGATAATACGCCCTCGAGGCTGGTAACGACTGACATATGTACCCAATAGCAGACAATCGAGTAAAGGCATCATTAAAGAATAAGATTCCAATATTTTCAATTTCATCGAAATGGAAACATATATGTTCGGGGCTCCTTCGAACGAGAAACGTTCTGCCAACACGTCATGACACAATCAGTAATGGTGGCGGCATTAGCTAATTTCTCTAACGACAGCGTTCCAATTAAAATATCAAAGTGATGACGCACCAATCAAAATAGAATGAAAGCCAGGAATGGCAAGAGTATACTGTGCTGTCTTTGCTATTTAAATAAGTGCTTAACATTCTTTCTGCGCACTCACATTGCTCTCACGGTGAGCACCAATTTTCTGCGAATAACTCGGTGTTTTGTAGCCGTAGAAAATAACGTCCCCAACCTCTTCATACCGTTAGGTAATAAATATATCTTTTCTATTTTTTAAGTACATGTTCCAGATATCCTGTATTACATTTAATAAGTGTCTACCGCTCATCGCGACGCTTTCCTTACCGTCATTCTTACTATCTTCTCATAACGTTTCCCGTTACTTGAAATTTTCGCACCTACCAGGGCTATAAATTTTCCTCTATATTATTCGAATCTCCGTGTTGGCAACTTCAGTACTAACACAACTTTATAATGCAGATTGAAATCATGCTAAGATATCTACGCACATAATGTTTCACATTAGGCGAACAATTGCAAGAACAGAGGATGTTTCTACGTTAGATATCGACGGAACACAACTCAAAATGCTCAAAATAGACTacgcaaaaaaaaatagtgcgCATTCTTGGTGAGTTCCAACAACTACTTCCAGATTGCAGTGTTTGGAATACTGTTTCGGCTATTTTGTTACCGCTTCACGCTCTGTTGATTTTGAGTTGTGTATCAAAGTAAACAATGAAATACAGGCTGTTAATATTGACGCATATCATTTAGTGTAATCAACGTATGTGTGATCAAACAGGTATATGTTCCTAGTGGCCCACTGCTGTTATTGCTCATTATTACAAATGAGTGCCAACAACAATGTGGAAATAAGTGATAAGAAAGAAGAGGTTTTCTGCGAGCAGTAGAGTAAAAAAAAGGAGAAGTTGCTGGAATAGGGCTTGGGTTAGTTATTACGCGACAGCTATGTCAAGATTTGAACTTGTCAGCATAGCACCAGAGTAATGTCACCATAAAAAACCATTTCGCCCTTGGTTGACagaacctgattgattgattgatatgaggagttaaacgtaccgaaaccaccattagattataagagatgccgtagtgggggcTCTGAAAATTTAGACCATCCGGGGTACTTTTTGTGCTCCCAAATCcaagcacgcgggcctacaacattgccgcctccatcagaaatgcagccgccgctgccggaattgatcccgcgacctccgggtcagcagccgagtaccttagccactaaaccaccgcggcggagcttcACAGAACTTGTTTCGATATGATAATGAAGGCTGGCTCAGTAtagcatttttttgtttcttacgaCGCACAAAAATAAATGTATGGGCAATGACAATATGGGGAACAGGCATATGGGGCTCACATTATCAGTGGACACAAGCCACAAAATTTAGACCCGCAAGAACGGGAATATTGAAAATATTTGTGCCGGGAGAgggaaaaggaaaacaaaatgtcAGCGAACGTTCCTGGTTGAAGGAAAGCCTTTCGTTTATTTCCAATGCAGGTGATTTCCTTAACAGTTTTTACGTCATTATTCCAAAAAAACCGCTGTCGACCTTCAGAATGGCTAAAATTTCATTGCCTATACAAAACAGAAAGCTTTTCTTCTGTGGTATTGTTTCAGTTCATGAATGGCTCCTTGAGGTGCTTCACAAAAACATTGCTCGATACCAGTCAAGTCTGCGCCCCCAGTACGAAGAAAGCCTTGCTGAACACAAGAACGGGCCATTTAGCTCCGTTTTTGGCTGCAAGTGTCATCAAAAGATGACAGCTTTCTGCCCGTAAAGTGGTTATTTTGGTTTCGACTTGGATCACACAAACGCTCATAAATGTTGAGCCAGCTGCATCTACCTGGCATTGATAAAAGAGAGGATGCACTGCGTCAGGTATGGACGCCATCTAGCAGTGCCGTCGGGAAACAAGCGCTTGCGCGGAACGCAGGCCCACTGCCAGGTGGCAGTACCATATCGTTGGCAGAAAGCCTTTTGTGCATTGTGTCACATTTTGCGCGTAGCGTAAAAAACGCTACAGTCTTTATACTTATGCACCTATGTATTTTATAGCAAAGGAAACGCCACTACTTACGCGTTCGTTATGCACCTAAAATATCcgtaatatttgtttttattCGAGAATGTTcaaaagtatgaacgcagccaccactTCCTGAGGGCTAGGCGTTGAACAAATGCAAAAACTTTCAATGGGCGGCAGAATCATGTGACGGACAGAAGATCTGCTGACTAATATTTTTGCGTTAAAGTATAGCAATAAATACTATCGTGTTTATTAGGTGATAAATGAGACCTAAATTATTTACAATACCACGAAATCTCCATGGCAAGCTCAAAATAACTGCTGACTCTGTAAAGACACTGGCTCCATGCGCCACTAGGCTTCAGCTGCCAAGCAAGATTGAACGCCAACAATAACTTTTTTGTGGAGGCCATTCTCACGATTTTGCACTGGTATTGGCCAGGTTACATTCGAGAAATCCCAAAACAAATAAGGTGAATACAGTCATCCTGGCGGGCTACCAGCAAAGCCTTTGCGGGCTGCATGACTGGGGCCCTTGACTTACAGAGGTTATCCATAAAACAAATTGTGACGCTTTAAAGTTTTCGTTGCAACTGACCGGATGATACAAAAAACACAAGCTCGCACATCCCTTTATTTTTTCGGCTTGAGAAAATCACTGCAGCTGTTTGCATGAAGTGTGATATCTTTCACAGTACATATTACTCGTATGTTCTCTGCCTACCTTGTGACACGTCATAACTGTAGTAGTGTAGGAGGCTCCAGAATAACTTTTGCGCAAAATGAAGAAACTAGCACTTTGCAGGAATCAAACAGTCTTGGTACTGATAACATTACCCACCAAGTATTAGAAGGTATAAAAAACACACGGCATCTCCATGTAATAATTACTTTATTACAATCACAGGCTTCACGAAGGAGGATATGGCTGCGAGTCATGTTTCAGTGCTGCTCTTTGTATTGCTCGTGAGCTTTTGTAAAGAAAGCTTAGAAGCTGGCGGATGGACAGAAGACCGAAATCCGGATAGACCAGCGACTCGAGCACTAGCACAATTCGCCTACCTAAATAGCAAACAGCGAAGTAATACAGGTGTACCGTTAACGTTTTTCGTAACACAAGCGAGGAGAAAGGTAAGTCCCCCAAACATTCAATCTTCGCAtgccttcttttttcttattaAATGAGCAGTACTTTCCTTTGAAATGATGAACACCAATGTCGCATAAGTGAAACCTACCCCAATGTACTGTGCGAAGTCGACAGCTTCGAGGGGCAGCCGCAACATCTGCAAACTGAAGTTCTACGGGTTTCTGAACAACTTGAATCGTAACATAGCGATCCCTATTATTGTGCGTTTCACAACGTCTGTACCGTCTAATTTTTCCAACTACTTTTGGAGGGCCTTTGCTGTGTTTTTAGCCGGAATATACGAATGCCAGCCACTTCGTGGAGCGTACAGAAGTGGAAAAGACACTGTTGTGGGCATCGTAATTTACGACGTCGTACACCAGGTTAACGGCTAGAAAGTCACATGAATGAAGATGACGTTGTGGAAGAGGTGACTAGTGGGCAGACAAACGAACTGTGTCAATTGTTGAACAACCGCATGAAGGTAACATACTTCAGTGAAAACGAGAAGCTTGAAGTGGGGCAGCGATCGATGCGCCAACTTTCGTTACTCG
This region includes:
- the LOC142768489 gene encoding uncharacterized protein LOC142768489 — its product is MAASHVSVLLFVLLVSFCKESLEAGGWTEDRNPDRPATRALAQFAYLNSKQRSNTGVPLTFFVTQARRKILKETMFNLGFIVFRGHEMVEKCITIVVVPPSGSIRRRAQVMKFWCR